One stretch of Tenacibaculum sp. MAR_2010_89 DNA includes these proteins:
- a CDS encoding sensor histidine kinase, whose translation MKLPNLQYTNRFFNWKLILLLAFYAITFQVIIDFSYWLQNNEALFSFKNLLSKFLINFPNLLFICYLDYRLIQKLDIHFSWNNYSSMIKRFFIEFFLGIIIIIVWVILINLIIYLYKGQEIIPFKKIFYSSIIGVIINILLILTMEFYFQYTRHYETALDNAWLKKENSHFQYEILKNQLNPHFLFNSLNTLSALVSFDGNKAKEFTRKLSNVYRHVLEQHNKELITLEEEINFLKDYIFLLKTRFESNLQISVQIKDVHLTKKIIPMALQILIENAVKHNSITDSKPLKINIISDANSITVHNIIQHKKSEASWGIGLKNIRMQYAKFNQEINVIVTPNDFKVILPFL comes from the coding sequence TTGAAATTACCTAATCTACAGTACACGAATCGTTTTTTTAATTGGAAATTAATTCTCCTTCTAGCATTTTACGCCATTACTTTTCAAGTAATTATTGATTTTTCTTACTGGCTACAAAACAATGAAGCCTTATTTAGTTTCAAAAACTTACTATCAAAATTTTTAATCAACTTCCCTAATCTTTTATTTATATGTTATTTAGATTATCGGTTAATTCAAAAATTAGACATCCATTTTTCATGGAATAATTATAGCAGCATGATAAAACGCTTCTTTATCGAATTTTTTTTAGGAATAATTATAATTATAGTTTGGGTAATACTCATCAATCTTATTATCTATCTATATAAAGGTCAAGAAATCATTCCTTTTAAAAAAATATTCTACAGCTCTATAATTGGTGTTATTATTAATATTTTATTAATCCTTACAATGGAATTTTATTTTCAATATACTAGACATTATGAAACGGCCTTGGATAATGCATGGTTAAAAAAAGAAAATTCTCATTTTCAATATGAAATATTAAAAAATCAACTTAATCCTCACTTTTTATTTAATAGTTTAAACACACTCTCAGCATTGGTAAGCTTTGATGGTAATAAAGCGAAAGAATTTACAAGGAAATTATCCAATGTATATAGACACGTATTAGAACAACACAATAAAGAATTGATTACTTTAGAAGAAGAGATTAATTTTTTGAAAGATTATATTTTCTTATTAAAAACACGTTTTGAATCTAATTTACAAATCTCTGTTCAAATAAAAGATGTCCATCTTACAAAAAAAATAATTCCAATGGCATTACAAATTTTAATTGAAAATGCTGTAAAACATAATAGTATTACAGATAGTAAACCACTAAAAATTAATATAATCTCTGACGCTAATTCAATTACAGTACATAATATTATTCAGCACAAGAAAAGTGAGGCGTCTTGGGGTATTGGGTTAAAAAATATCCGTATGCAATACGCTAAATTTAATCAAGAGATTAATGTTATAGTAACCCCAAACGATTTTAAAGTAATTTTACCCTTTTTATAA
- a CDS encoding VOC family protein, with the protein MSANFHLSLPCKDVATTKTFYTKVFNVELGRNTNSWLDINLFGNQITFTKSGEFNFEFKNYRLEEHILPSFHFGIILDIDEFGKLYGKLLQMDIGVTIETTFMKGNVGEHLSFFVKDPNSYMIEFKSFKEKSSIFKS; encoded by the coding sequence ATGAGTGCAAACTTTCATTTATCATTACCTTGTAAAGATGTGGCAACTACTAAGACTTTTTATACAAAAGTTTTTAATGTAGAATTAGGAAGGAATACTAACTCTTGGTTAGATATTAATTTATTTGGAAATCAAATTACTTTTACCAAGTCAGGTGAATTTAATTTTGAATTTAAAAATTATAGATTAGAAGAACATATTTTACCTTCATTCCATTTCGGAATTATATTAGATATCGATGAATTTGGTAAACTTTATGGGAAACTATTACAAATGGATATAGGAGTAACAATTGAAACAACCTTTATGAAAGGAAATGTTGGTGAACACTTGTCCTTTTTTGTAAAAGACCCAAATAGCTATATGATAGAGTTTAAAAGTTTTAAAGAGAAATCATCAATATTTAAATCTTAA
- a CDS encoding TonB-dependent receptor, producing the protein MFLRVLLFFIITILNTYLSISQELTQKISGKVIDATSKQPLIGATITIPNTKPLLGVITNINGEFELNNVPIGRQDIKVSFIGYQPIITRGALITSARAYTIIVEMEESLENLNEVLITPINAKRPLNKSAKVSARSFSIEEATRFAGGLGDPARVAYNFAGATFGSAQDNGVVIRGNSPTNVLWRIEGIEVPGASHFGGGNLAGAGLVTIFSPNVLGTSDFITGAFPAAYGNVTSGVFDINFRKGNNDETKYTGQLGILGVDLAIEGPLKKGSNSSYLVNYRHGFIGYYGRLVRGVSPDYQDLSFKLYIPTENSGNFSMWGMAGISSIFTPYKKYKVDKKDGEIKRRETERDFKQDDIDFDMMAIGVNHKIQLNKKSFLNSSIGITTSGYKSKTEWFEPDSEFLNTGTLTPYSNLENREIKYTLTTNLSNKFSKRIHTSTGITADYLSLKATARQVDNSKEPLKEYLNTKENSYYFQTYTQTDFQISPKFSAQLGVNISHFSVNKETTIEPRAGIQWKASPKLKFGLGYGSHSRREDLKVYYFKHLDKNGAIRNNKHIKKSKANHYVASVDLKINNSLHLNVEGYYQKLHDVPVAIDSSYSTANYTQLWKLDRALNNDGTGKNIGVDITLEKYFSNNYYYLLTASFFNSNYVGGDGIERNSLFNRSYSATLTAGKEFTISNSKDIANYKKRTLGFNFNTTYLGGQRNTPFLEAQSTAKQKVVLDHDRLYSLQNDPELWVNFGVTYKINKKKSTTTWGLDFQNATLATQNQGYEYNFFTNKVVDNDVLFLLPNFYYKIEF; encoded by the coding sequence ATGTTTTTAAGAGTTTTATTATTTTTTATAATTACCATACTGAACACTTACTTATCTATATCCCAGGAACTTACTCAGAAAATCTCTGGAAAAGTTATAGATGCTACATCTAAACAGCCACTTATAGGCGCAACTATTACCATACCAAACACAAAACCTTTGTTAGGAGTTATAACAAATATAAATGGAGAATTTGAACTCAATAATGTTCCTATAGGAAGACAAGACATTAAAGTTTCTTTTATAGGCTATCAACCTATAATTACTAGAGGAGCACTTATTACATCGGCAAGAGCATATACAATTATTGTAGAAATGGAAGAATCTCTAGAAAATCTTAATGAAGTTCTAATTACCCCTATAAATGCGAAGCGCCCTTTAAACAAATCAGCAAAAGTTAGTGCTCGCTCTTTTTCCATAGAAGAGGCTACCCGCTTCGCAGGTGGATTAGGTGATCCTGCCAGAGTTGCTTACAATTTTGCTGGAGCTACTTTTGGATCCGCTCAAGATAATGGAGTCGTAATTCGTGGAAATTCTCCTACCAATGTATTATGGCGAATTGAAGGCATAGAAGTACCTGGCGCCTCACACTTTGGTGGCGGTAATCTTGCTGGTGCTGGTCTTGTTACTATTTTTAGCCCTAATGTATTAGGTACATCAGACTTTATAACTGGTGCTTTCCCTGCTGCTTATGGTAATGTTACTTCTGGTGTATTTGATATCAATTTTAGAAAAGGAAATAATGATGAAACCAAATATACAGGGCAATTAGGAATTCTAGGAGTTGATTTAGCAATAGAAGGTCCTCTAAAAAAAGGATCTAACTCCAGCTATCTTGTAAATTATCGTCATGGCTTTATCGGCTATTATGGAAGACTCGTAAGAGGTGTTTCTCCAGACTACCAAGACCTTTCATTTAAATTATATATCCCAACCGAAAACAGTGGAAACTTTTCCATGTGGGGTATGGCTGGAATAAGCTCCATATTTACTCCTTATAAAAAATACAAAGTAGATAAAAAAGATGGTGAAATAAAGCGTAGAGAAACTGAAAGAGATTTTAAACAAGACGATATTGATTTTGATATGATGGCAATTGGTGTAAATCATAAAATACAATTAAATAAAAAATCTTTTTTAAATAGTTCTATCGGTATAACAACTAGTGGCTACAAATCTAAAACAGAATGGTTCGAACCAGATTCAGAATTTTTAAATACAGGAACATTAACACCTTATAGTAATCTAGAAAATCGTGAAATTAAATACACTCTTACCACAAACTTATCTAATAAATTTTCTAAACGTATACATACTTCTACTGGAATTACTGCTGATTATCTTAGTCTAAAAGCAACCGCACGTCAAGTTGATAATTCTAAAGAACCATTAAAAGAATACCTAAACACTAAAGAAAACAGTTATTACTTTCAAACTTATACACAAACAGATTTTCAAATTTCGCCAAAATTTAGTGCACAACTTGGTGTTAATATTTCACACTTTAGTGTAAATAAAGAAACTACTATTGAACCCCGAGCAGGTATACAATGGAAAGCCTCACCAAAGCTTAAATTTGGGTTAGGCTATGGTTCACATAGTCGTAGAGAAGATTTAAAAGTCTATTATTTTAAGCATTTAGATAAAAATGGAGCAATCAGAAATAATAAACATATTAAAAAATCAAAAGCAAATCATTATGTTGCAAGTGTTGATTTGAAAATAAACAACAGTTTACATCTTAATGTAGAAGGTTATTACCAAAAATTACATGATGTACCTGTTGCTATAGATAGCTCATACTCTACCGCTAACTACACCCAGCTTTGGAAACTTGACAGAGCCTTGAATAATGATGGTACTGGTAAAAACATTGGAGTTGATATTACTTTAGAAAAGTATTTTAGTAACAACTATTATTATTTACTAACAGCATCTTTCTTCAACTCAAATTATGTTGGTGGTGATGGTATTGAAAGAAACTCTTTATTTAATAGAAGTTACTCAGCTACTCTAACTGCTGGTAAAGAATTTACTATTAGTAATAGTAAAGATATAGCCAACTATAAAAAAAGAACACTTGGCTTCAATTTTAATACAACTTATTTGGGCGGTCAACGTAATACTCCGTTTTTAGAAGCTCAAAGTACTGCAAAACAAAAAGTTGTTCTAGATCACGACCGATTATATAGCCTACAGAACGACCCAGAATTATGGGTTAATTTTGGAGTTACTTATAAAATTAATAAAAAGAAAAGCACAACCACTTGGGGATTGGATTTTCAAAATGCTACATTAGCAACACAAAATCAAGGATATGAATATAATTTTTTCACTAACAAAGTAGTTGATAATGATGTTTTATTTCTTCTTCCTAATTTTTATTATAAAATCGAATTTTAA
- the speB gene encoding agmatinase: MKTNRTYAGIAEEYSKLETSKVVLIPVPFDGTSTWQKGADKGAEAFLKASENMELYDIETNSEVYKEGIYLADAVTENSSPEAMVEAVHEVTKRFINKNKFVTLFGGEHSISIGSIKAFNECYNNLTVLHIDAHADLRKEYNGSSCNHACAVYEANQNTNLVQVGIRSMDVSETRVMNKDKVFFAHEMATNEYWMDDVIDQLTGNVFITFDLDALDPSIMPSTGTPEPGGLFWYETLEFLQKVFKAKNVVGFDIVELCPNPSEKSSDFLAAKLYYKMLSYKFSLKDDDYEEDENNDSPFNKLSKFRDNDEY; this comes from the coding sequence ATGAAAACTAATAGAACTTATGCAGGAATTGCAGAAGAATACTCAAAATTAGAAACTTCAAAAGTAGTATTAATTCCTGTGCCTTTTGACGGAACAAGTACATGGCAAAAAGGTGCTGATAAAGGAGCAGAAGCATTTTTAAAAGCATCAGAAAACATGGAACTTTATGATATAGAAACAAATAGTGAAGTCTACAAAGAAGGAATTTATTTAGCTGACGCTGTAACAGAAAATAGCTCGCCAGAAGCTATGGTAGAGGCTGTACATGAAGTAACTAAAAGGTTTATTAACAAGAATAAATTTGTAACACTATTTGGAGGAGAACATTCAATTTCAATAGGAAGTATTAAAGCTTTTAATGAATGCTACAACAACCTAACAGTATTACACATAGATGCACACGCAGATTTAAGAAAAGAATATAATGGTTCTTCTTGCAATCATGCTTGTGCTGTATATGAAGCCAATCAGAATACTAATTTGGTACAAGTAGGTATTCGTAGTATGGATGTTTCAGAAACCCGAGTAATGAACAAGGATAAAGTGTTTTTTGCTCATGAAATGGCTACGAACGAATACTGGATGGATGATGTAATTGATCAATTAACAGGGAATGTTTTTATCACTTTTGATTTAGATGCTTTAGATCCTTCTATAATGCCAAGTACTGGAACTCCAGAACCAGGAGGATTGTTTTGGTATGAAACTTTAGAGTTTTTACAAAAAGTATTTAAAGCTAAAAATGTAGTTGGATTTGATATTGTAGAGCTATGTCCTAATCCATCAGAAAAATCATCTGATTTTTTAGCTGCTAAATTGTATTATAAAATGTTAAGCTATAAATTTTCTTTAAAAGATGATGATTATGAAGAAGATGAAAATAATGACTCACCATTTAATAAACTTTCAAAATTTAGAGATAATGATGAATACTAA
- a CDS encoding arginine decarboxylase, producing MNTKYKDLIEQTFDFPQEEFHTHNGNLFFHGIDLMELIKQYGTPLKFTYLPKISKNIKRAQKWFNNAISKLDYNGKYHYSYCTKSSHFKYILEEALKNDIHIETSSAFDIDIIKSLKKKGKLNDNAYVLCNGFKRDTYIENIVNLIDGGHKNCIPIIDNFEELNLLLDKTNNQFKVGIRIASEEEPKFEFYTSRLGIGYKNIVSFYEREIANNPQVKLKMLHFFINTGIKDNAYYWNELLKCLKVYIDLKKVCPTLDSLNIGGGFPIKNSLAFNYDYEYMVEEIITQVKTTCDEAGVNVPDIFTEFGSFTVGEAGGAIYEVLYQKKQNDREKWNMINSSFITTLPDSWAINKRFIMLPVNKWNRQYERVLLGGLTCDSDDYYNSEQHINAIYLPVYEKEKPLYIGFFNSGAYQETIGGFGGLQHCLIPHPKHVLIQEDENGNIKTQLFKEQQTSKEFLSILGYEN from the coding sequence ATGAATACTAAATACAAAGATTTAATAGAACAAACATTTGATTTTCCTCAAGAGGAATTTCACACCCATAATGGAAACTTATTCTTTCATGGAATAGATTTAATGGAATTAATTAAACAATACGGAACACCATTAAAATTTACGTATTTACCAAAAATTTCCAAAAACATTAAAAGAGCCCAAAAGTGGTTTAATAACGCTATATCTAAATTAGATTACAATGGCAAATACCATTACTCATACTGCACTAAAAGCTCACACTTTAAATATATCCTTGAAGAAGCTTTAAAAAACGATATACATATAGAAACTTCTTCAGCATTTGATATTGATATTATCAAATCTTTAAAGAAAAAAGGAAAGTTAAATGATAATGCTTATGTATTATGTAACGGTTTTAAACGTGATACTTACATAGAGAACATTGTTAATTTAATAGATGGCGGGCATAAAAATTGTATTCCCATTATTGATAATTTTGAAGAGTTGAATTTATTGTTAGATAAGACTAATAATCAATTTAAGGTAGGAATTCGTATTGCTTCAGAAGAAGAACCTAAATTTGAATTTTATACAAGTCGTTTAGGTATTGGTTATAAAAACATTGTGTCTTTTTACGAAAGAGAAATAGCTAACAATCCGCAAGTAAAATTAAAAATGCTTCATTTTTTTATCAATACAGGTATAAAGGATAATGCATATTATTGGAACGAACTACTGAAGTGTTTAAAAGTTTATATCGATTTAAAGAAAGTTTGTCCAACATTAGATAGTTTAAATATTGGAGGCGGGTTTCCAATCAAAAACTCATTAGCTTTTAATTACGATTACGAGTATATGGTTGAAGAAATAATAACCCAGGTAAAAACAACTTGTGATGAGGCTGGAGTTAATGTCCCAGATATTTTTACCGAATTCGGAAGCTTTACCGTAGGAGAAGCTGGAGGAGCTATTTATGAAGTACTATATCAAAAAAAACAAAACGATCGAGAAAAATGGAATATGATAAACTCATCTTTCATTACTACACTACCTGATTCTTGGGCGATTAATAAACGCTTTATTATGCTTCCAGTTAATAAATGGAATAGACAATACGAGCGTGTTTTATTGGGCGGGTTAACTTGTGATAGTGATGATTATTATAATTCAGAACAACATATAAATGCCATTTATTTACCCGTTTATGAAAAAGAGAAACCATTATACATTGGCTTTTTCAATTCAGGAGCTTATCAAGAAACCATTGGTGGATTTGGTGGATTACAGCATTGTTTAATTCCACATCCAAAACATGTTTTAATTCAAGAAGACGAGAACGGAAATATAAAAACACAATTATTTAAAGAACAACAAACAAGTAAAGAATTTCTTTCAATTTTAGGATATGAAAACTAA
- a CDS encoding deoxyhypusine synthase family protein, which produces MNTNRHPISDFIEKYFLHFNAAALVDAAKGYEEQLEQGSKMLVSLAGAMSTAEIGKIFSEIIRQDKVHIISCTGANLEEDIMNLVAHSHYKRVPNYRDLTPQDEWDLLLKGLNRVTDTCIPEDEAFRRLQKHIFKIWKEAEENDESYFPHEFMYKLLLSGVLEEYYEIDIKDSWMYAAAQKNLPMVVPGWEDSTMGNIFASYVLKGDLKASTMKSGIEYMTFLADWYTDNSNNGIGFFQIGGGIAGDFPICVVPMLYQDMEREDTPFWSYFCQISDSTTSYGSYSGAVPNEKITWGKLDIDTPKYIIESDATIVAPLIFAYLLNM; this is translated from the coding sequence ATGAATACTAATAGACATCCAATATCAGACTTTATAGAAAAGTATTTTTTGCACTTTAATGCTGCGGCATTAGTAGATGCAGCAAAAGGATATGAAGAACAATTAGAACAAGGTTCTAAAATGCTAGTGTCATTAGCTGGAGCAATGAGTACAGCTGAAATAGGGAAAATATTTTCAGAGATAATTCGTCAAGACAAAGTACACATTATTTCATGTACAGGAGCTAATTTAGAGGAAGATATTATGAATTTAGTGGCACATTCACATTATAAACGTGTTCCTAATTATCGTGATTTAACACCGCAAGACGAATGGGATTTACTCTTGAAAGGTTTGAATAGAGTAACAGATACTTGTATTCCAGAAGATGAAGCTTTTAGACGTTTACAGAAACATATTTTTAAAATATGGAAAGAAGCAGAGGAAAATGATGAAAGCTATTTTCCACATGAATTTATGTACAAGTTATTATTATCTGGTGTTTTAGAAGAATACTATGAGATAGATATTAAAGATTCTTGGATGTATGCAGCAGCACAAAAAAACTTACCAATGGTAGTTCCTGGTTGGGAAGATTCAACAATGGGAAATATTTTTGCCTCTTATGTGCTTAAAGGTGATTTAAAAGCCTCAACCATGAAGTCTGGTATTGAATATATGACTTTTTTGGCTGATTGGTATACAGATAATTCAAATAATGGAATCGGTTTCTTTCAAATTGGTGGAGGAATTGCAGGAGATTTTCCTATCTGTGTAGTTCCAATGCTGTATCAAGATATGGAAAGAGAAGATACTCCGTTCTGGAGTTACTTCTGTCAAATATCAGATTCTACAACTAGCTATGGTTCATATTCAGGAGCCGTTCCAAATGAGAAAATCACTTGGGGAAAACTAGACATTGATACGCCAAAATATATTATAGAAAGTGATGCCACTATAGTTGCACCGTTAATTTTTGCTTATTTATTAAATATGTAA
- a CDS encoding LytTR family DNA-binding domain-containing protein, translated as MNILIIEDEVLAQRELIEMLHQTGTEINIVACLKSVSDSIDWFTTNENGCDLIFMDIELADGQCFQIFSDITPKAPIIFLTAYHEYAIQAFKLNSIDYLLKPVDQKNLKGALQKHEMLIQKKQTISMQELQVLLQSPQKEYKDRFTIKIGDVFRYVHTSEIAYFFSDAKYTYLVTYKKDKFLLDPSLNEIEVKLNPKMFFRVSRKYIINIDAVEKASKFFNSRLKLKLKLPVDDDILISRVKVIQFLDWMGND; from the coding sequence ATGAATATTCTTATTATAGAAGACGAAGTATTAGCGCAACGAGAATTAATAGAAATGCTCCATCAAACTGGTACAGAAATTAATATTGTTGCTTGTTTAAAATCAGTTTCAGATAGCATAGATTGGTTTACTACTAATGAAAATGGGTGTGATCTCATATTTATGGACATAGAACTTGCGGATGGACAATGTTTTCAAATTTTTTCAGACATAACACCTAAAGCTCCTATTATATTCCTAACTGCATATCATGAATATGCGATACAAGCTTTTAAACTAAACAGTATTGATTATTTGTTAAAACCTGTTGATCAAAAGAACCTGAAAGGGGCTCTTCAAAAACACGAAATGTTAATTCAGAAGAAGCAGACTATTTCGATGCAAGAACTACAAGTACTACTTCAATCTCCTCAAAAAGAATATAAAGATCGATTTACTATTAAAATCGGTGATGTTTTTCGGTATGTTCATACTAGTGAAATTGCTTATTTCTTTTCTGATGCTAAATACACTTATTTAGTAACTTATAAAAAAGACAAGTTTCTATTAGACCCTTCTCTTAATGAAATAGAAGTAAAACTTAATCCCAAAATGTTCTTTCGAGTATCTCGCAAGTATATTATCAATATCGATGCTGTAGAAAAAGCCTCTAAATTTTTCAACAGTCGCCTTAAACTTAAACTGAAATTACCTGTAGATGATGACATCCTCATAAGTAGAGTAAAAGTTATTCAGTTTTTAGATTGGATGGGAAATGATTAA
- the era gene encoding GTPase Era: MVHKAGFVNIIGNPNVGKSTLMNAFVGEKLSIITSKAQTTRHRILGIVNNDNYQVVFSDTPGIIKPAYELQESMMDFVKAAFEDADVLIYMVEMGEKELKNEAFFNKIIHSKIPVILLLNKIDKSSQEEVEDKINYWKNKVPNSFVYIISALEKFNVENVFQKIIELLPEGPAFYPKDQLTDKPERFFVNEKIREKILQHYKKEIPYSVEIETESFTEEEDIIKIRSVIMVERDTQKGIIIGHKGSAIKRVGTEARKDLQRFFDKKVFLDLYVKVNKNWRSNDKQLKRFGYKD, encoded by the coding sequence ATGGTACACAAAGCAGGATTTGTAAATATTATTGGTAATCCAAACGTTGGTAAATCAACTTTAATGAACGCCTTCGTTGGTGAAAAACTTTCTATAATTACTTCTAAAGCACAAACTACTAGACATCGTATTTTAGGAATTGTGAATAATGATAATTATCAAGTTGTTTTTTCTGATACACCTGGTATTATAAAACCAGCTTATGAGCTACAAGAATCTATGATGGATTTCGTAAAAGCAGCTTTTGAAGATGCTGATGTGCTCATATACATGGTAGAAATGGGAGAAAAAGAGCTAAAAAACGAAGCTTTTTTCAATAAAATAATTCACAGTAAAATACCGGTAATTTTATTGTTAAATAAAATAGATAAATCTAGTCAAGAGGAAGTAGAAGATAAAATTAACTACTGGAAAAATAAAGTTCCAAATTCATTTGTTTATATAATATCTGCTCTTGAAAAATTCAATGTTGAAAATGTTTTTCAAAAAATCATAGAACTTTTACCTGAAGGCCCAGCTTTTTATCCTAAAGATCAATTAACAGACAAACCTGAACGTTTTTTTGTTAATGAAAAAATTAGAGAAAAAATACTACAACATTATAAAAAAGAAATTCCATATTCTGTTGAAATAGAAACAGAAAGTTTTACTGAAGAAGAAGATATTATAAAAATTCGCTCAGTAATTATGGTTGAACGTGATACCCAAAAAGGTATTATAATTGGTCATAAAGGAAGTGCAATTAAACGAGTTGGTACAGAAGCTCGTAAAGATTTACAGCGTTTTTTTGATAAAAAAGTTTTTCTTGATTTATATGTAAAAGTTAACAAAAACTGGCGTTCTAATGATAAACAATTAAAACGTTTTGGATATAAAGATTAA
- a CDS encoding choice-of-anchor I family protein, whose product MKNLAQSIIALSFLFIASCNDDSPAPALENTNVNFKHKTTIKVGGEGASKITAYDAKTKKIFIVNVEKKEISIYDITNLNTPVKKTPITITSGSPNSVSIYNGKLAVAIENNNKQSNGKIALYNTDDQSLEASFTVGALPDMVTFSKDGKMIVCANEGEPNKDYTNDPLGSVSIISIENKQITTLDFSSFNSQEAELESKGFRVFGPNATLAKDVEPEYITISDDSKTAWVSLQENNGIAKINLITKTIETIYPLGFKDYSIAKNSIDPSNKDGKKELRQVPVYGMYQPDAITHVTIKGVGYVISANEGDAREYDGTPGFVNEERIKKIKLDPTVFPSVNDYQNEANLGRLKIALDIGDTDNDGDYDKLYSYGARSFSIWSENGNLIYDSGNTIAKELLATTSDKFNDDDKRSDDKGAEPESVEVLNIANQRYILFVGLERTDQVLVYDISNPAAPIFLTILSHNGDEAPEGLLAIPSKDSPNSKDLLIVSNEDSGTVSIYENLK is encoded by the coding sequence ATGAAAAATTTAGCACAAAGTATTATTGCATTATCTTTTTTATTCATTGCAAGTTGTAATGATGACTCTCCAGCTCCTGCCCTTGAAAACACTAATGTGAATTTTAAACATAAAACAACAATTAAAGTAGGCGGTGAAGGTGCTTCAAAAATAACTGCTTATGATGCGAAAACTAAAAAAATATTTATTGTAAATGTTGAAAAAAAAGAAATCTCAATTTATGACATAACAAATTTAAATACACCTGTAAAAAAAACACCAATAACAATAACAAGTGGATCACCTAATAGCGTTAGTATATACAATGGTAAATTAGCTGTAGCTATTGAAAATAACAATAAACAAAGTAATGGGAAAATTGCGCTTTACAATACAGATGATCAATCATTAGAAGCTTCTTTTACTGTAGGGGCATTACCTGACATGGTCACTTTTTCTAAAGATGGGAAAATGATTGTTTGCGCAAACGAAGGTGAACCTAATAAAGACTATACTAATGACCCTTTAGGAAGTGTTAGCATTATTTCTATTGAAAACAAACAAATAACTACTCTTGATTTTTCTTCGTTTAACTCTCAAGAGGCTGAATTAGAAAGTAAAGGTTTTAGAGTATTTGGCCCCAATGCTACTTTAGCTAAAGATGTTGAACCAGAATACATAACTATTTCAGATGATTCAAAAACTGCTTGGGTTTCACTTCAAGAAAACAACGGAATTGCCAAAATAAATTTGATTACAAAAACAATAGAAACTATTTATCCTTTAGGTTTTAAAGACTATAGCATAGCTAAAAACTCAATTGACCCAAGTAATAAAGACGGTAAAAAAGAATTACGACAAGTACCAGTTTACGGAATGTATCAACCTGATGCTATAACTCATGTTACTATAAAAGGAGTTGGTTATGTTATCTCAGCAAATGAAGGTGACGCTAGAGAGTATGATGGAACTCCTGGATTTGTTAATGAAGAAAGAATTAAAAAAATAAAATTAGACCCAACTGTTTTTCCTTCTGTAAATGATTATCAAAATGAAGCTAATTTAGGAAGATTAAAAATTGCTTTAGATATAGGCGATACAGATAATGACGGAGATTATGATAAATTATATTCTTATGGTGCACGCTCTTTTAGTATTTGGTCTGAAAATGGAAATTTAATTTACGACAGTGGAAATACAATTGCTAAAGAACTACTAGCAACTACTTCTGATAAATTTAATGATGACGATAAAAGAAGTGACGATAAAGGTGCCGAACCTGAAAGCGTAGAAGTTTTAAATATAGCTAATCAACGTTATATTCTATTTGTTGGCCTTGAAAGAACTGACCAAGTATTAGTATATGATATTTCTAATCCTGCTGCTCCAATATTTTTAACTATTCTA